The proteins below are encoded in one region of Verrucomicrobiia bacterium:
- the hisC gene encoding histidinol-phosphate transaminase produces the protein MNPAYKSYVEDIHPYKPGKPIKEVERELGLRNVIKLASNENPLGPSRKALWAMRRAIREAHLYPEGSGFYLVKRLEQELGIPTSQILIGNGSNEILELLSRGFLSPGDQIISSQTSFLVYPILAKACGADFVEVPMKDFRYDLEGILKAVTDKTKIIFIANPNNPTGTYVTDKEVAAFLAKVPPHVIVCFDEAYVDFVDAHDFPRVIEYVQERRPNVIVMRTFSKSYGLAGLRIGYAAGDPKMIGYLHKVRQPFNVNSIAQAAATAALDDRFFLWRTKHCVTAGRRFFYRRFDLMGLKYLPSQANFVLVDTGCDGDEVFQALLKQGMIIRSMKEYGLQTWIRVSIGRRSQNAQFIRLLKSYLRKGI, from the coding sequence ATGAATCCCGCTTACAAAAGTTACGTCGAAGACATCCACCCGTACAAGCCGGGCAAGCCCATCAAAGAAGTAGAACGCGAGCTGGGCCTGCGCAACGTGATCAAGCTGGCCTCGAACGAGAATCCGCTCGGGCCGTCCCGCAAAGCGCTCTGGGCGATGCGGCGCGCGATCCGCGAGGCGCACCTGTATCCGGAAGGCTCCGGCTTTTATCTCGTGAAGCGGCTGGAACAGGAGCTGGGGATTCCGACGAGCCAGATCCTGATCGGCAACGGCTCCAACGAAATCCTCGAGCTTTTGTCCCGCGGCTTTTTGTCGCCGGGCGACCAGATCATTTCGTCCCAGACGTCGTTTCTCGTGTACCCGATCCTGGCCAAAGCCTGCGGCGCGGATTTCGTCGAAGTGCCCATGAAGGATTTCCGCTACGACCTGGAAGGTATCCTGAAGGCGGTGACCGACAAAACGAAAATCATTTTCATCGCCAATCCTAACAATCCGACCGGCACGTACGTGACCGACAAGGAAGTCGCAGCGTTTCTGGCCAAGGTGCCGCCGCATGTGATCGTATGTTTCGACGAAGCGTACGTTGATTTCGTGGACGCGCATGATTTCCCGCGCGTCATCGAATACGTTCAGGAGCGCCGGCCGAACGTCATCGTCATGCGCACTTTTTCCAAGTCGTACGGCCTTGCGGGCCTGCGCATCGGCTATGCGGCGGGGGACCCGAAGATGATCGGCTACCTGCACAAGGTGCGCCAGCCGTTTAACGTAAATTCCATTGCCCAGGCCGCGGCTACGGCAGCGCTGGACGACCGGTTTTTCCTCTGGCGGACGAAACACTGCGTGACCGCGGGCCGCCGCTTCTTTTATAGAAGGTTCGACCTGATGGGGCTCAAGTACCTGCCCAGCCAGGCGAATTTCGTGCTCGTGGATACAGGATGCGACGGCGACGAAGTATTTCAGGCGCTGCTCAAGCAGGGCATGATCATCCGTTCCATGAAAGAATACGGGCTGCAGACCTGGATCCGCGTTTCGATCGGGCGTCGCAGCCAGAACGCTCAGTTCATCCGGCTTTTGAAATCTTATCTCAGAAAAGGAATTTAA
- the aroF gene encoding 3-deoxy-7-phosphoheptulonate synthase, which yields MIIVMRETATPEEINHICEKVKELGLTPQVSRGVARTIIGVIGEEEKIMVKPLEAFPGVDSVMPIQKPYKLASRHFKNEPSEFDMGNGVIVGGKQIHVMAGPCSVEGREMLMQTAAAVKKAGATFLRGGAFKPRTSPYSFQGLGEEGLKYLREAADEHGLLVVTEVMDTRSVELVCQYADMLQIGARNMQNFDLLKECGSAKKPVLLKRGLSATIQELLLSAEYLLSKGNFKVLLGERGIRTFETATRNTIDINAIPVVKEETHLPILVDPSHGTGKRTYVLPIARAAIAAGCDAIMVEVHPKPEEARSDGPQSQRFDQFEAMMKDLRVIAQAVGRTL from the coding sequence ATGATCATCGTGATGCGGGAAACCGCGACCCCGGAAGAAATCAATCACATTTGCGAAAAGGTGAAAGAGCTCGGCCTCACGCCGCAGGTCTCGCGCGGCGTTGCGCGCACCATTATCGGCGTGATCGGCGAAGAAGAAAAAATCATGGTCAAGCCCCTGGAGGCTTTCCCGGGCGTGGATTCGGTCATGCCCATCCAGAAGCCGTACAAATTGGCGAGCCGGCATTTCAAAAACGAGCCCAGCGAATTCGACATGGGCAACGGCGTGATCGTGGGCGGCAAGCAGATCCACGTGATGGCCGGGCCGTGCTCCGTGGAAGGCCGCGAGATGCTCATGCAGACCGCGGCTGCCGTAAAAAAGGCGGGCGCCACCTTCCTTCGCGGCGGCGCGTTCAAGCCGCGCACGTCTCCGTACTCGTTCCAGGGCCTCGGAGAAGAGGGCCTGAAATACCTGCGCGAGGCCGCGGATGAACACGGACTGCTGGTCGTGACCGAAGTCATGGATACCCGCAGTGTGGAGCTCGTGTGCCAGTATGCGGACATGCTGCAGATCGGCGCGCGCAACATGCAGAACTTTGACCTCCTGAAAGAATGCGGTTCCGCGAAGAAGCCTGTGCTGCTCAAGCGCGGGCTTTCCGCCACGATCCAGGAACTGCTGCTTTCGGCGGAATACCTTTTGTCCAAAGGCAATTTCAAGGTGCTGCTCGGCGAGCGGGGCATCCGGACTTTCGAAACCGCGACGCGCAACACCATCGACATCAACGCCATTCCCGTGGTGAAGGAAGAAACGCATCTGCCCATCCTGGTGGATCCTTCGCACGGCACGGGCAAGCGCACGTACGTCCTGCCCATCGCGCGCGCGGCCATTGCGGCGGGATGCGACGCGATCATGGTGGAAGTGCATCCCAAGCCGGAAGAGGCGCGTTCGGACGGCCCGCAGTCCCAGCGCTTCGACCAATTCGAAGCCATGATGAAGGACCTCCGCGTGATCGCCCAGGCGGTCGGCCGTACGCTCTAA
- a CDS encoding prephenate dehydrogenase/arogenate dehydrogenase family protein — protein sequence MNPKKITIVGLGLMGGSLAAACRKKFPRARVTGVSRSREALRSALKKKWIHAASRDLAGGVRGADLVILCTPVDTFPRILKEIDRHARPGTLVTDVGSIKGAVLRGRRKNITFVGAHPMVGSHERGLAAANPRLYEGGLIFVIKPEKRAELGAFRKIRGFWNKISHRIVEVSAGRHDKVVGEISHLPHAAAACLLMSVDPGSVPFAASGFRDTTRIAASDPSIWRPIFMGNARAVALALQRFEKELAHFRTRLVRGDGKAVGRFLQKASRRRQQI from the coding sequence ATGAACCCTAAAAAGATAACGATTGTCGGTCTTGGCCTCATGGGCGGCTCCCTTGCCGCCGCGTGCCGGAAGAAATTTCCCCGCGCGCGCGTGACCGGCGTGAGCCGCAGCCGGGAAGCGCTCCGCTCGGCCCTGAAGAAGAAATGGATTCATGCCGCGAGCCGCGATCTGGCCGGGGGCGTCAGGGGCGCGGACCTCGTGATCCTCTGCACGCCCGTCGATACCTTTCCCCGTATCCTCAAAGAGATCGACCGCCATGCCCGTCCGGGCACGCTGGTGACCGATGTCGGCAGCATCAAGGGAGCGGTGCTTCGCGGACGGCGGAAGAATATCACCTTTGTCGGCGCGCATCCCATGGTGGGTTCGCATGAGCGGGGCCTTGCCGCGGCGAATCCGAGACTTTATGAGGGCGGCCTGATCTTCGTGATCAAGCCGGAAAAGCGGGCGGAGCTCGGCGCTTTCCGCAAAATCCGCGGGTTCTGGAATAAAATATCGCACCGGATCGTCGAAGTTTCAGCGGGGCGCCACGACAAAGTGGTGGGGGAGATCAGCCATTTGCCGCATGCCGCTGCGGCCTGTCTTTTAATGAGTGTCGATCCCGGTTCCGTGCCTTTTGCGGCTTCGGGATTCCGGGATACGACACGGATCGCGGCCTCAGATCCTTCGATTTGGAGGCCGATTTTCATGGGTAATGCACGCGCTGTAGCCCTTGCGCTGCAACGGTTCGAAAAGGAACTGGCCCATTTTCGCACCCGGCTCGTACGGGGCGATGGCAAGGCCGTCGGACGGTTCCTTCAAAAAGCCAGCCGGCGCCGACAGCAAATTTAG
- the rpsA gene encoding 30S ribosomal protein S1, translating into MTSQFAELFEKSMQALKEGELAKGTIVAVRPKEVVIDIGYKAEGIISLDEFSKPEELKVGQQLEVLFESFDDEAGHAVLSKRKADRQRTWNNIIDHANEGSVVEGKIFKKVRGGFMVDIGMEAFLPASLVDLKPTRNLDQYLGLECKFVIAKINHKRKNIVVSRKDYLGIEKQEARLKKLGTLTEGAVVKGRVKNITDFGVFVDLGDLDGLLHITDMSWGRISHPSELVKLGDEIEVVVIAIDQTNKKVSLGMKQKSQNPWVGIENRYTSGGQVRGKVVNILPYGAFVELEPGVEGLVHISELSWTKRVSHPSELLKIGDQVEVVVLNLDKDGKKISLGIKQAQENPWVKVQDKYQVGDRVKGTVRNLTDYGAFVELEPGIDGLVHISDLSWTHKVTRPSEILKKGDAVEVMILSIDPDAQKISLGIKQLTEDPWDDLTKGMMTGTPMKGRITRIVNFGLFVELENGLEGLVHVSEIPDGKSADLEKHFHVDSPITVSILHVDNDARKIALTCKSETVPTA; encoded by the coding sequence ATGACTTCCCAGTTCGCTGAACTTTTCGAAAAAAGCATGCAGGCCCTCAAGGAAGGGGAGCTTGCGAAAGGTACGATCGTCGCGGTACGCCCGAAAGAAGTGGTCATCGATATCGGTTATAAGGCCGAAGGCATTATCAGCCTTGATGAATTCAGCAAGCCGGAGGAACTCAAGGTCGGGCAGCAGCTCGAAGTCCTTTTCGAATCGTTCGACGACGAAGCCGGCCATGCCGTGCTGTCGAAACGCAAGGCCGACCGCCAGCGCACCTGGAACAACATCATCGACCATGCCAACGAAGGCAGCGTCGTGGAAGGCAAGATCTTCAAGAAGGTCCGCGGCGGTTTCATGGTGGACATCGGCATGGAAGCGTTCCTCCCGGCGTCCCTCGTCGACCTCAAGCCGACCCGCAATCTCGACCAGTATCTCGGCCTCGAATGCAAGTTCGTGATCGCCAAGATCAACCACAAGCGCAAGAACATCGTGGTTTCCCGCAAGGATTACCTCGGCATCGAAAAGCAGGAAGCCCGCCTCAAGAAGCTGGGCACGCTGACCGAAGGCGCGGTGGTCAAGGGGCGTGTGAAGAACATCACGGACTTCGGCGTTTTCGTGGACCTCGGCGACCTCGACGGTCTCCTCCATATCACCGATATGAGCTGGGGCCGCATTTCGCATCCTTCCGAACTCGTGAAGCTCGGCGATGAGATCGAAGTCGTCGTGATCGCGATCGACCAGACGAACAAGAAAGTCTCCCTCGGCATGAAGCAGAAGAGCCAGAACCCGTGGGTCGGCATTGAAAACCGCTACACGTCCGGCGGCCAGGTTCGCGGCAAAGTCGTGAACATCCTGCCGTACGGCGCGTTCGTGGAACTCGAGCCCGGCGTCGAAGGTCTCGTCCACATCAGCGAGCTTTCGTGGACCAAGCGCGTCAGCCATCCGTCCGAACTCCTCAAGATCGGCGACCAGGTCGAAGTGGTCGTTCTGAATCTCGATAAAGACGGCAAGAAAATTTCTCTCGGCATCAAGCAGGCCCAGGAAAATCCGTGGGTCAAGGTGCAGGACAAGTACCAGGTGGGCGATCGCGTGAAGGGCACGGTGCGCAATCTCACCGATTACGGCGCGTTCGTGGAACTGGAGCCGGGCATCGACGGCCTCGTCCACATTTCCGATCTTTCCTGGACGCACAAAGTCACGCGTCCCAGCGAAATCCTGAAGAAAGGCGACGCGGTCGAGGTCATGATCCTCTCGATCGATCCCGACGCCCAGAAAATTTCCCTCGGCATCAAGCAGTTGACCGAAGACCCCTGGGATGACCTCACGAAGGGCATGATGACCGGCACCCCGATGAAGGGCCGCATCACGCGCATCGTGAACTTTGGACTCTTCGTCGAGCTCGAAAACGGGCTCGAGGGACTGGTCCATGTCTCGGAAATCCCTGACGGAAAATCCGCGGACCTTGAAAAGCATTTTCATGTCGACAGCCCCATCACGGTCAGCATTCTGCACGTGGATAACGACGCCCGCAAGATAGCACTCACTTGCAAGAGTGAGACTGTTCCGACGGCCTAG